The Kluyvera intermedia genome includes the window TGAGATTTGTTGCTTTAACGATGATATTCAGGGCACAGCGGCTGTCACCGTCGGCACGCTGATTGCCGCCAGCCGCGCGGCGGGCAGCCAACTCAATGAGCAGAGGGTTGTCTTCCTTGGCGCAGGTTCTGCCGGTTGCGGTATCGCCGAACAGATTATTTCGCAAATGCAACGTGAAGGGCTCAGCGAAGAGCAAGCACGCAGTCGCGTGTTTATGGTTGACCGGTTTGGTCTGCTGACCGATCAAATGCCTAACCTGTTAGCTTTCCAGAGTAAACTGGCGCAGAAGCAGGAAAAAATTGAGTCCTGGGAGCATGAGAACGACGAAATCTCCCTGCTCGATGTTATTCGTAATGCGAAACCGGATATCCTGATTGGCGTTTCTGGCCAGACAGGTTTGTTCACCGAAGACGTTATCCGTGAAATGCACAAGCATTGCCCACGTCCTATCGTGATGCCGTTGTCTAACCCGACTTCGCGCGTTGAAGCCACCCCGCAAGATATCATTAGCTGGACTGATGGCCAGGCACTGGTCGCCACCGGTAGCCCATTTGCGCCGGTGGTCTGGAAAGATACGGTGTACCCTATTGCACAGTGCAATAACTCGTATATCTTCCCGGGAATCGGGTTGGGCGTGATAGCATCTGGTGCTTCACGTATCACCGACGAGATGTTGATGTCCGCAAGTGAAACGTTAGCGAAACACTCACCGCTTGCAACCCACGGCGAAGGTTTGGTGCTACCGGAGCTTAAGGATATTCACAAAGTCTCGCGGGCAATTGCATTTGCGGTCGGCAAAATGGCCCAACAGCAAGGTGTCGCGACGAATACGTCAGCGGATGCGTTGCAAGAAGCCATTGATGATAACTTCTGGCAGCCGGAATACCGTAACTACCGTCGAACCTCCATCTAACGAGTCGGCAATGTGCGCGCCATCAGGCATAGCCGCGCACATTGCCGGATGGCGGCGTTTCCTTATTCGGCCTACGACCGGCTGAGCGAATGCGACGCCGGTTTATTTCCGCTTCACCCCACTATTGAGTCTTTTTAAGCACGATGCTTGAGGTGACGATATTAAAAACCCATAACATGTATGTTGTAACTAATACTTTTCTTTTCTGGCGAAATAACATCCGCAACGCTACACTGCATTCAACGTTCAACCTGACAACAAAATAAGGAGGCTAATTATGCTGTACTGTGAAAATATTAATATTTCACATACCCTTGGTGATCGCACCAGCTCAAGCGTTATCGATATCGTGCTGCGATAACTTCGGCTTGAGCGAAGACACCCACTCTTAATCCCTTCCCTCGGGCTTACAAGGTTATCGTCAGCTATGTTTGACGAGGCATTCTTATGCCAGTAACTCTTGAGTAAGCAAATGAGCACATTACTAACGGCACAATCTCTTCACGTTGAGACGGCGTTCGGCCCTCTTTTCACCCAACTCTCCTTTACCCTGAAAAAAGGCGACCGCATTGGCCTGATTGGTTATAACGGCTGCGGGAAAAGTACCTTATTACAGGTGCTTGACGGTACCATTGCCCCCTCTTCAGGCGTAGTGTCTCTTGCCGGTCACTGCTTAATGGCTCGTGTAGAGCAGCACTTGCCCCAGGCATTGCTAAATCAATCACTGATGCAAGCCGTTTTAGCGCAGCTCCCGGTTTCTGCTCGCGAAAGTCAACGCTGGCAGGCTGAGCGACTATTACTGGAAATGGGCTTCATCCCCGCCGAGCGAGAACAAACGGCATCAACGCTAAGCGGTGGGCAACACACTCGCCTGCTGCTGGCTCGCGCGCTGATTCTGCAACCGGATCTCCTTTTGCTTGATGAACCCGGCAACCACCTCGACCTGCCGACGTTGTTATGGCTGGAAAGTTTCCTGAATGGCTGGAACGGCAGCTTTGTGCTGGTGTCGCACGATAACACCTTGCTGGATGCCGTCACCAATACCAGCTGGATTTTACGTGATAATACCCTGCACGCCTTTTCTCTTCCGTGCAGCGCGGCACGGCAAGCATTAGAGATTCAGGATGAAAGCGATACGCTACGCCATAAGGCAGAGCAAAAGGAAATCGACCGCGTCACCGCCAGCGCTAAGCGGCTCGCTACCTGGGGCCGGGTGTATGACAACGAAGATCTCTCACGTAAAGCCAAGCAGATGGAAAAGCAGGTATCGCGCCTAAAGGAAAGCCAGACCGAACTCACTCAGGGAACGCCTTGGAAACTGGCGCTAAACGGCGATGTTCTACGCGCAGACAGATTACTTGAAATGGAACAGTTGCCTGTCCCACCGGCCCCTGGCTTAACGCCGTTGTTTACCACGGGAGTAGCGAGGTTACAAAGCGGCGACCGTGTGGCCATTATGGGGCGCAACGGCGGCGGAAAATCGTCATTACTGCGTCTATTATGGCGGCAGATGCGACAAGGTGTGGACACTGCTGGGCTACGACTCCATCCCCGTCTGAATCCCGGTTATTACGACCAAACGCTGCATCAATTATCAGATAATGCCTGCCTGCTTGATGCACTGGAAGCATTCGAGCCGTCGACAGAAATACGCAAACGGGCGCTTATTTCTTCGGGATTTAACTGGGCACGTCACGGGCAAAAAATCAGCACACTCAGCGGCGGCGAACGCTCGCGCCTGCTGTTCGTGGGATTATCTCTTGCCCGTTACAGCCTGCTGTTACTCGATGAGCCGACCAACCATTTGGATATGGACGGTAAGGAAGCGCTGGCGCAAACGCTGTGTGACTATCCTGGAGGGTTACTGCTCGTCAGCCATGACCGTCAGTTAATTAGCCAAAGCTGCAATCGTTTTTGGTTAATCGATGACAACGGACTTAGCGAATGGCACGACGCAGATGAGGTTTACGCACAACTCAGAAATACCGTTCGCCACCCTGTTGTTGATGAAACGCCCACGCTTGCCGCAGAGAATAACCTCAATGGCGATGATCTCCTTGAGCGGTTGATTAGCCTGGAACAACTGTTAGCGGAGGACATGGCGCGTAAACCAAAACATCAAAAACGGCATTTACAGCAGCAATGGCAAAAGGAGATTGCAGAGCTTAACCACCAGTTAAGTTAACCCAAACAAAGCTAAACCGATCCCGGCCGAGCATCGCGACGCCGGGATAATACTGAGCATCAGAATTTATTCCTGGCGATAAGACCATGATGAACAGAAGGTAACCGTTTAATGGCATATTTATGAACGGTTAGCGCTATTTAACTGTAAACCCACCAGATTATCCCCTCTTGCTACCTTGCAATTTTGCCCTTAATGACTAATCATTAATGAGTATTATTATCAAATACATAATCCAGGAGTAAGGCTATGAAGGCTGCTGTTGTCACTCACGATCATCAGGTTAACGTTACCGATAAAAAGCTGCGTCCTCTTCAGCACGGTGAAGCCCTGTTAAAAATGGAGTGTTGTGGTGTCTGTCACACCGATTTGCACGTTAAAAACGGCGATTTCGGTGATAAGACCGGTGTCATTCTCGGCCACGAAGGTGTCGGCGTTGTCACTGAAGTCGGCCCAGGTGTGACCTCACTTAAAATTGGCGACCGTGCCAGCGTGGCGTGGTTCTTCCAGGGCTGTGGTCACTGTGAATATTGTAATAGCGGTAACGAAACCCTTTGCCGCTCTGTCATCAATGCCGGTTACACCGCAGATGGCGGGATGGCAGAAGAGTGCATCGTGACCGCTGACTACTCGGTCAAAGTGCCGGACGGTCTTGACTCGGCCGCCGCGAGCAGCATCACCTGCGCAGGGGTTACCACCTACAAAGCGGTGAAGATTTCCGGTATCAAACCGGGACAATGGATTGCTATTTACGGTCTTGGTGGACTGGGCAACCTGGCGCTGCAATACGCCAAAAACGTCTTTAACGCCAAAGTTATCGCGCTGGATGTCAACGATGCACAGCTGGCGCTGGCAAAAGAGATGGGCGCCGACCTGGTCATCAACTCACGCAGTGAAGATGCCGCCAAAATCGTGCAGGAGAAAACCGGTGGCGCACACGCTGCGGTGGTAACAGCCGTTGCGAAAGCCGCATTCAACTCTGCGGTTGATGCCGTTCGTGCCGGTGGCCGCGTGGTCGCCGTGGGTCTGCCGCCAGAATCGATGAGTCTGGATATTCCACGCCTGGTGCTGGACGGTATTCAGGTCGTTGGTTCTCTGGTAGGTACTCGTCAGGATCTGATCGAAGCCTTCCAGTTTGCCGCTGAAGGCAAAGTAGTACCAAAAGTCACGATGCGCCCGCTTGGTGACATCAACGCCATCTTTAAAGAGATGGAGCAAGGCCAGATCCGTGGCCGTATGGTTATTGATTTACGCCATTAATGCTCAGCGCCTCTCCCGCTACGGGAGAGGCTTTATTCCTTTAAACACACGGCCCCGTCGCACAACCATACATCATCACCAAAGGGAAAACTGGCAGTAACAGCACGCCAGCATACGGTGACATCACCTTCGTCTTATCATTAATGCTGACCACAATCGGCGATTTTAGCTTGTAGCTATCATCGAGTTCCTGTGGCGAAATCTCTGTCCAAAAACCGTCGGTCTTGAACAATACGCCAAAGTAACCCTGATCCATTTTCGTGGCTTTATACACGCTCGTTAACTGTGTACGTTGTGTATCATCCAGTCGTCGCCCATCGACAATCGCCGTATATTCCGCCACCACTTCGTGATTGGTCACGTTGAAATTGACCCGCACACCCAGGATTTGCTGCTGAAAACTCTCATAGAAGGTTTTATAGCGCTGAAATTCGGTACGTAGGCCCGTGCGAAAAAATCGATAACTGTACTTGTCGGAGTTGGCAACAATACTGCTGTCGCTCGTCTTAATTTTGACGATAGTATCGGTGGTAGGTAATGAGGGTTGGCTGACGCAACCGGCCAGTAAAACCACCAGCGCGACGATCGTAGATTTTAACATGCCGATCCTTTGTCTTTAAACACGACGCAATTGTCAGCGTTAACGGTACTCGTCATCGGCGGTCAGGTTAAATACCAAATCTGGTAGGGTTAGACGGCTGGCGAATGCTCTCCACCAGCCGTCATATTCAGGCTACCGCCACGCGTTGCTGGTAACGGGCGTAAAGCAGCAGTGACGACATCGCCAGAAACGACAGCGCTGCCGCTGGTAACGCCACCGAATTCCAGCCAAAATTGAGCGTAATCATCAAACCACCAAAGAAGGCACCAATCGCACTGCCGAGGTTAAAGGCAATTTGCCCTCCCGCCGCCCCCAGCATTTCGCCGCCCTTCGCATTTTGCAGCAACATAATCTGCAATGGTGCCGACAGCGCAAACAGCCCAGCGCAGCAGATAAACGCCAGCGTCAGAGAAGCCACTTTCATGCCACCGAGCAGAAAAATCAGCAGCAATGCCACAACGATAACGCCGTCAGTGGTCGCCGCAATTCGCAGTGGGCTGTAACGCCCTGACAGCTTCCCGCTGAGAATATTACCGAGAACCATCCCCAGCCCCACCAGCATCATGATGAACATCATCGCGCCCTCCTGAAAACCGGACACATTCATCATAAATGGCTTGATATAGCTAAACCACGCAAAGACCCCGGCGTTACCGAACATGGTCGCGGCGAAAATCAGCCACGGCGCTGGGCTTTTCAGGAAGTGGAATTGTTCACGCAGTCGGGCGTCTGACTTATCAAACAGCGTCGGCACCCAGGCAACAATCGCCACCAGCACCGCCACATCAAAAATGGCAATGGCGAGGAAAGTATAACGCCAGCTAAACTGATGCCCCAGCCACGTACCGGCAGGAACCCCCACCAGATTGGCTACCGTCATACCGGCAATCATCCCGGCAACGGCCGCGGTCACCCTTCCTCGTGGCGCAATCTTTGACAGAATAATCGCCCCGACACCAAAGAAAGCGCCATGGGGAAATCCCGACACCAGTCGGCCCAACGCCAGCATCGTATAGCTTGATGAGAGCGTGAAAATCGCATTGCCGAGAATACACAGCGCAGCCAGCAACAGCATGATAGATTTCAAAGAAAAGCGCGTTGAGAACAGCGCGATAATCGGTGCGCCAATCACCACGCCAAAGGCATACCAGGAGATCATATTACCGGCCGCCGGGATCGAAATCCCCACATCATGCGCAAGTTCGGGTAACACGCCCATAATGCCAAACTCAGCCATTCCCAGCCCAAAAGTGCCAAGCGCCAATGCAAAAATTGTCTTTTTCATCCCTCTAATCACTTGTTTATGTTGCCTTTGCGGGATGGCATTATTGACCATTCGTTAAAGGCAGACCAGACAAAATCTCCCGACAACATGTTTATCCATAAAGACAGTATGAATAACCCATGTCTTCACAACTTTGACGAGTGATACGAGAATTGAGGTGACGTGATAGCGTGTATTACGACGCTGTTAAGGCTAATTCCAGTTGGTTCACTAAAGATGCAACCCGCTCATCATTGTGGTAAACACTTACAGTGCTTTGAACTAAACAGGCATTTTCAGGATCCGGCGTTAATTCGATGTTGAATCGCAAAACACTCCCAGCCCCGATAAGTTTATCCGCCGACAACTGCGTTTCCTGTACGCAGAAACGTGTTCCGGCACCATATTTTCTCACCAGTAATTCGCCGGTCACCTGAAATGCGGTTTGCGAAATAATAGCGACCGGCCAGCATGGATAACCTGCAAAATGACCCGCACATTGGGAAGGAGACAAAGGACCTGCATAGGCATCGAGCGTATCATGCTGGAAATTAAGGTTATAAATAGGCACTGGATGTTGATAAGGAGAATGGATGTGTGCTGACGGGCTATCATCCGTGTAGTGTCGGAAGTTACGTTGAAATAACGCTGGAGAAAGAATGGTATACTCGCATATCAGTTCTGCCACCGGCTCCTGGTTCCATACCTGCGCCGTCACTTTCAACGAGCGTTTATCAATATTCAAAACCCTGGCGCTGGCATGAAAAACATCGAGCACCGTGGCCTGGTTATTTTGCTTGCGCGTAAAATGCGCTTTGGTTGCAAGATAATAACCCTCAGGCCCATTATGGAGTGCAACGGCTGTACAGCTTCCCAGAATCGCCATATGCCTTCCCAGTTCACCCGCCGTGATGAGACCATTTTCATAGACAAGAGGCTGTTCAGAAGTAAACGTCCCCGTCAATGAATCGTCATCAAGCCAAAGTTGCTGAAAAGCAAAATAGGGCTTTTCAACATTAACGCGTTGAGATATTTCAGTAATATCAACCAACTGCTTTTGATGTTTATTGTCCATATTCCCCCTCCGTACTGCGAAGCCAGAACCAACTTAATAAAGACAACCTAATCATAGTTGGGCTTTATGACGTTGCGACGTAAAGTATTAGAAGGGTTAGTTATGGTATGGGCGATTTAAACAGGTCGATTAGTTGCGTTTTGTGGTCAAAAAAAAGCGGTTCAACGTTTCCTGAATGGAAATGTCAAACCGCTCTCTGTTCTCAGAAAAGAACGTTACTTAATACCTTCCTGATTCTCTCTCTTCGCCTCTTCGCGCTCAACTTCACGATACCAGCGAGGATGGTGTTTCTGCGCCCAGCGACGACTCACCTTGCCCTCAATCATCCCTTTAATCGACCCTTTGACCCAGAATGCCATATACATATGGATGAGGATCGCATGGATCAGAATGATTGCCGTCGTAGCATGAATCAGTAATGCGTAGCGAATGACCTGAAT containing:
- a CDS encoding NAD-dependent malic enzyme translates to MLSGNKNRSLYIPYAGPVLLEFPLLNKGSAFSMEERSNFNLLGLLPEVVESIEEQAERAWIQYQGFKTEIDKHIYLRNIQDTNETLFYRLVESHLDEMMPVIYTPTVGAACERFSEIYRRARGVFISYQNRHNMDDILQNVPNHNIKVIVVTDGERILGLGDQGIGGMGIPIGKLSLYTACGGISPAYTLPVVLDVGTNNQQLLNDPLYMGCRNPRISDDEYYQFVDDFIQAVKQRWPNVLLQFEDFAQKNAMPLLNRYRDEICCFNDDIQGTAAVTVGTLIAASRAAGSQLNEQRVVFLGAGSAGCGIAEQIISQMQREGLSEEQARSRVFMVDRFGLLTDQMPNLLAFQSKLAQKQEKIESWEHENDEISLLDVIRNAKPDILIGVSGQTGLFTEDVIREMHKHCPRPIVMPLSNPTSRVEATPQDIISWTDGQALVATGSPFAPVVWKDTVYPIAQCNNSYIFPGIGLGVIASGASRITDEMLMSASETLAKHSPLATHGEGLVLPELKDIHKVSRAIAFAVGKMAQQQGVATNTSADALQEAIDDNFWQPEYRNYRRTSI
- a CDS encoding ATP-binding cassette domain-containing protein is translated as MSTLLTAQSLHVETAFGPLFTQLSFTLKKGDRIGLIGYNGCGKSTLLQVLDGTIAPSSGVVSLAGHCLMARVEQHLPQALLNQSLMQAVLAQLPVSARESQRWQAERLLLEMGFIPAEREQTASTLSGGQHTRLLLARALILQPDLLLLDEPGNHLDLPTLLWLESFLNGWNGSFVLVSHDNTLLDAVTNTSWILRDNTLHAFSLPCSAARQALEIQDESDTLRHKAEQKEIDRVTASAKRLATWGRVYDNEDLSRKAKQMEKQVSRLKESQTELTQGTPWKLALNGDVLRADRLLEMEQLPVPPAPGLTPLFTTGVARLQSGDRVAIMGRNGGGKSSLLRLLWRQMRQGVDTAGLRLHPRLNPGYYDQTLHQLSDNACLLDALEAFEPSTEIRKRALISSGFNWARHGQKISTLSGGERSRLLFVGLSLARYSLLLLDEPTNHLDMDGKEALAQTLCDYPGGLLLVSHDRQLISQSCNRFWLIDDNGLSEWHDADEVYAQLRNTVRHPVVDETPTLAAENNLNGDDLLERLISLEQLLAEDMARKPKHQKRHLQQQWQKEIAELNHQLS
- the adhP gene encoding alcohol dehydrogenase AdhP; translation: MKAAVVTHDHQVNVTDKKLRPLQHGEALLKMECCGVCHTDLHVKNGDFGDKTGVILGHEGVGVVTEVGPGVTSLKIGDRASVAWFFQGCGHCEYCNSGNETLCRSVINAGYTADGGMAEECIVTADYSVKVPDGLDSAAASSITCAGVTTYKAVKISGIKPGQWIAIYGLGGLGNLALQYAKNVFNAKVIALDVNDAQLALAKEMGADLVINSRSEDAAKIVQEKTGGAHAAVVTAVAKAAFNSAVDAVRAGGRVVAVGLPPESMSLDIPRLVLDGIQVVGSLVGTRQDLIEAFQFAAEGKVVPKVTMRPLGDINAIFKEMEQGQIRGRMVIDLRH
- the araJ gene encoding MFS transporter AraJ, with the protein product MKKTIFALALGTFGLGMAEFGIMGVLPELAHDVGISIPAAGNMISWYAFGVVIGAPIIALFSTRFSLKSIMLLLAALCILGNAIFTLSSSYTMLALGRLVSGFPHGAFFGVGAIILSKIAPRGRVTAAVAGMIAGMTVANLVGVPAGTWLGHQFSWRYTFLAIAIFDVAVLVAIVAWVPTLFDKSDARLREQFHFLKSPAPWLIFAATMFGNAGVFAWFSYIKPFMMNVSGFQEGAMMFIMMLVGLGMVLGNILSGKLSGRYSPLRIAATTDGVIVVALLLIFLLGGMKVASLTLAFICCAGLFALSAPLQIMLLQNAKGGEMLGAAGGQIAFNLGSAIGAFFGGLMITLNFGWNSVALPAAALSFLAMSSLLLYARYQQRVAVA